CCAGACCATCAAGCTGAGCCAAAGACAGCCATGAACGTGGCTGAAACGGCCCCAGAGGAGTCGAGTAATGAGGACGCGTATGACTGTGAGATCACAGAGGACAAAGAGAACTTGAGCCCGGCGAGGCAGTCCAGGAAACGCCGGGGCAAGGCGTCGGCGGCGCCCGACTTCCTTCCCATTAAGAGGGCGAGACTGGAGCCCGGAGAAGAGAGGTATGCGGCCCCACCGAGCAGCTGTCGCACCGGGGCTGCGGAGACTCTGACCACCCTGTCTCTAAATCGGGTCATACCTGCCTTCTGAACAGTTAGAGGGAGGAAAAAAGCCTCCAACTGGACTTTGGAGTGGAGTGATTCTCAACTCCCTGTTAACCTATAAGGGTAGTTTGATCCCTTTTGTGCACCAGAGAGCTGACCTATATCAGCAGTCCCAGAACAAAGGGATTACAGGTGCCACGGAGTGAGTTCTCCGGTCATTCTCAGTGTGCCTGCTGGGCTGGTGAAGCCAGAACAACAAGTAAAGAAGTAGACGGAACAGGCCGAGAGGAGCTACAGTCTGGAAAGTttgaagaagaaacagaaggaGAACTGGTTGTGTT
The Melanotaenia boesemani isolate fMelBoe1 chromosome 4, fMelBoe1.pri, whole genome shotgun sequence genome window above contains:
- the ier2b gene encoding immediate early response 2b, translated to MSATTAMDVNEEARRILTVSISKLYASRSQRGGLRLHRSLLLSLVMRSARDIYHSSREVEAPNTAQSASEEPMDTSSSPGEQTREPDHQAEPKTAMNVAETAPEESSNEDAYDCEITEDKENLSPARQSRKRRGKASAAPDFLPIKRARLEPGEERYAAPPSSCRTGAAETLTTLSLNRVIPAF